A stretch of the Filimonas lacunae genome encodes the following:
- a CDS encoding RNA polymerase sigma factor: MSIPPAYNESALLHLIAAGDEAAFREFFESNRNKLYTFIFRFTKTAHVTEELVQDVFMRFWTYRTNLTTVENPAGYLFFMARNRCIDYLRKVANENAMLEKVWKQISEAQNSTEEQLQMNEVRRLIDTALSRLSAQKRSVFHLSRYEGLSTREIAQRLQLSEGTVRNIMSDVLLQVRTYLQQHNVTLAIAFAIVFNQL; the protein is encoded by the coding sequence TTGTCAATACCTCCTGCATATAACGAGTCGGCGCTGTTGCATTTAATTGCGGCGGGGGATGAAGCGGCTTTCCGGGAGTTTTTCGAAAGCAACCGGAACAAACTCTACACTTTTATATTCCGTTTTACCAAAACAGCACATGTTACAGAAGAGCTGGTGCAGGATGTTTTTATGCGTTTCTGGACTTACCGTACCAACCTCACTACGGTAGAAAACCCGGCCGGTTACCTTTTTTTTATGGCGCGCAACCGGTGTATCGATTACCTGCGCAAGGTGGCTAACGAAAATGCCATGCTGGAAAAGGTATGGAAACAGATTTCGGAAGCCCAGAACAGCACGGAAGAGCAATTGCAGATGAATGAAGTGCGCCGGCTGATAGATACGGCCCTCAGCCGCCTTTCGGCCCAGAAAAGATCGGTATTTCACCTGAGTCGTTATGAAGGATTATCCACCCGCGAAATTGCGCAACGCTTGCAATTGAGTGAGGGTACGGTGCGGAATATTATGTCAGATGTATTATTGCAGGTGCGAACCTACCTGCAACAGCATAACGTAACCCTGGCCATTGCTTTTGCAATCGTTTTCAACCAGTTATAA